A single genomic interval of Armigeres subalbatus isolate Guangzhou_Male chromosome 1, GZ_Asu_2, whole genome shotgun sequence harbors:
- the LOC134206261 gene encoding uncharacterized protein DDB_G0283697-like, which yields MGSDSESVDKTLLDLTGTPCGICGPSTCDEKMVGCDGCSAWFHIRCVGLPEEKLPRMWYCQNEACRQKAQEYQKQKDAKKSVRSRKQVDESDKYSTTSRTGTSSVDAKVRALEQRQKRQMGELEAEMELRRKEKEIQRAYDRKKMEEKMRAEEEEKRMAWQAEMLRKKKEQIQRMEARQKSFEMEMAAMDERLAELSGSPASNELKSKIVASGLRAGPSGNTNRKVLELTKENVKRLEEDDDDSDEDDEDADESESSEEENGKYDEFDGGKRLNKRAIIATKKVCCFRNFGFTLGTNTVEDVDGGSGEKENPFTRRSGLNRSPKDRRGKATGRLMVGLRMCRLM from the coding sequence ATGGGTTCCGATTCCGAATCCGTTGACAAAACCCTGTTGGACCTCACGGGAACTCCGTGTGGGATCTGTGGTCCATCAACATGCGACGAGAAGATGGTCGGTTGTGATGGATGTTCCGCGTGGTTCCACATACGCTGCGTGGGACTACCGGAAGAAAAACTACCGAGGATGTGGTACTGCCAAAATGAAGCCTGTAGGCAGAAGGCTCAGGAGTACCAGAAGCAGAAGGACGCCAAAAAGTCGGTCCGTTCCAGGAAGCAAGTGGACGAGTCCGACAAATACAGCACGACTTCCCGCACCGGGACGTCTAGCGTAGATGCGAAAGTGCGAGCGCTGGAACAACGTCAAAAGCGGCAAATGGGGGAGTTGGAGGCGGAAATGGAGCtgagaaggaaggagaaggagATACAGCGCGCATACGACAGGAAGAAGATGGAGGAGAAGATGCGTgctgaagaagaagagaagcgGATGGCCTGGCAAGCTGAGATGCTgcgaaagaagaaggagcagaTCCAGCGGATGGAGGCGAGGCAGAAGTCGTTCGAGATGGAAATGGCGGCCATGGATGAAAGGTTGGCGGAGCTTTCGGGTAGTCCGGCGTCGAATGAGTTGAAGTCGAAGATCGTAGCTAGCGGATTACGGGCGGGTCCTTCCGGCAATACTAATAGGAAAGTGTTGGAGCTGACAAAGGAAAACGTCAAACGGCTAGAGGAGGACGACGACGATAGCGACGAGGATGACGAGGACGCCGACGAAAGTGAAAGCAGCGAAGAAGAAAATGGTAAATACGATGAGTTCGATGGAGGTAAGCGGCTGAATAAACGAGCCATCATCGCCACAAAAAAAGTGTGCTGCTTCAGAAATTTTGGATTCACTTTGGGAACAAATACCGTTGAGGATGTTGATGGCGGATCTGGCGAAAAGGAGAATCCTTTCACCAGACGAAGTGGCCTTAATAGGTCAcccaaagatcgccgggggAAGGCGACGGGGAGGCTCATGGTGGGTCTGAGGATGTGCCGGTTGATGTAA